The Populus alba chromosome 4, ASM523922v2, whole genome shotgun sequence genome contains a region encoding:
- the LOC118030266 gene encoding protein REVEILLE 1 isoform X2 — MAIQDQRGGTRLNLVLPAGNGISLSATLNNASGQQLKEQFSCGSDYSPKARKPYTITKQRERWTEEEHKKFLEALKLYGRAWRRIEEHVGTKTAVQIRSHAQKFFSKVVRESGGSNTSSVEPIEIPPPRPKRKPMHPYPRKLGHPLEKELLIPEKSLRSSSPNFSISEQENQSPTSVLSAVGSDALGSTDSDTPNHSLSPVSFAGGVHHADSSPEEDGSPSPATASSVPDEQFPKVEKLDSSPKENVSSEEPVVEETSTRSLKLFGRTVLVTEWHKPSSPNMGTSKLSTPDAAEEKLVRPLTLNNVAAEFPSRNGESIWSPLPHGSHGALCYMKFQKENSSPAQNDSAPLPWWTLYGAMPFHKKEPAIENLDSKGDEVQDKEIPKEVSWTGSNSGSVSEGENVDKNMDAETESQQFSYEEKELSPIFELKLTKKSASSGSKVINEKCLKGFVPYKKRIAERDSQSSTITSEEREEQRIRLCL, encoded by the exons ATGGCTATTCAG GATCAGCGTGGAGGGACTCGACTGAATCTGGTTCTCCCAGCAGGCAATGGAATTTCACTGAGTGCTACACTAAATAATGCATCTGGGCAGCAACTAAAGGAGCAATTCTCTTGTGGGAGTGATTACTCTCCCAAG gCGAGGAAACCATACACCATCACGAAGCAAAGAGAAAGATGGACAGAGGAAGAGCATAAGAAGTTCCTTGAAGCTCTGAAGCTTTATGGTCGCGCTTGGAGACGGATTGAAG AGCATGTTGGCACAAAGACTGCGGTTCAGATTCGAAGCCATGCTCAGAAATTCTTCTCTAAG GTTGTGCGTGAGTCTGGTGGCAGCAACACTAGCTCAGTGGAACCAATTGAAATTCCTCCTCCTAGACCAAAGCGAAAACCTATGCATCCTTACCCCCGCAAATTGGGACATCCTCTAGAAAAAGAGCTCCTTATTCCTGAGAAGTCACTAAGGTCTTCTTCTCCAAATTTTTCCATTTCAGAACAGGAAAACCAATCTCCAACATCAGTATTGTCTGCAGTTGGTTCGGATGCCCTCGGTTCCACTGATTCAGACACACCAAACCACAGCTTATCGCCAGTTTCATTTGCTGGTGGTGTTCATCATGCTGATTCGTCTCCTGAAGAGGATGGATCTCCATCACCAGCAACTGCTAGTTCAGTTCCTGATGAGCAATTTCCCAAG GTCGAGAAACTTGACTCCTCTCCCAAAGAAAATGTGTCTTCTGAAGAACCTGTTGTTGAGGAAACATCAACTCGGAGTCTGAAGCTCTTTGGAAGGACAGTATTAGTCACAGAATGGCATAAACCATCTTCTCCAAACATGGGAACTTCTAAATTGTCCACACCAGACGCTGCAGAAGAAAAACTTGTGCGACCATTAACACTGAACAATGTGGCCGCAGAATTTCCTTCCAGGAATGGGGAATCCATTTGGAGTCCTTTGCCACATGGATCTCATGGAGCATTATGTTACATGAAATTTCAAAAGGAAAACTCAAGTCCTGCACAAAATGACTCTGCTCCTCTGCCTTGGTGGACTCTTTATGGAGCCATGCCATTTCACAAGAAAGAGCCCGCAATAGAAAATTTAGATTCAAAAGGAGATGAAGTCCAAGATAAAGAGATTCCAAAGGAAGTATCTTGGACTGGTTCCAACTCTGGATCAGTGAGTGAAGGGGAAAACGTGGATAAAAACATGGATGCTGAGACTGAAAGTCAACAATTTTCTTACGAGGAAAAAGAGCTATCCCCAATTTTTGAGCTTAAGCTAACCAAGAAATCAGCCTCATCTGGATCAAAAGTGATCAATGAAAAGTGCTTGAAAGGGTTTGTGCCTTACAAGAAACGAATTGCAGAAAGAGACAGCCAATCCTCAACAATAACCAGTGAAGAGAGGGAAGAGCAAAGAATCCGCCTTTGCCTGTAG
- the LOC118030266 gene encoding protein REVEILLE 1 isoform X1: MKTCVKSLILDTKSYNIHVDQRGGTRLNLVLPAGNGISLSATLNNASGQQLKEQFSCGSDYSPKARKPYTITKQRERWTEEEHKKFLEALKLYGRAWRRIEEHVGTKTAVQIRSHAQKFFSKVVRESGGSNTSSVEPIEIPPPRPKRKPMHPYPRKLGHPLEKELLIPEKSLRSSSPNFSISEQENQSPTSVLSAVGSDALGSTDSDTPNHSLSPVSFAGGVHHADSSPEEDGSPSPATASSVPDEQFPKVEKLDSSPKENVSSEEPVVEETSTRSLKLFGRTVLVTEWHKPSSPNMGTSKLSTPDAAEEKLVRPLTLNNVAAEFPSRNGESIWSPLPHGSHGALCYMKFQKENSSPAQNDSAPLPWWTLYGAMPFHKKEPAIENLDSKGDEVQDKEIPKEVSWTGSNSGSVSEGENVDKNMDAETESQQFSYEEKELSPIFELKLTKKSASSGSKVINEKCLKGFVPYKKRIAERDSQSSTITSEEREEQRIRLCL, from the exons ATGAAGACTTGCGTTAAAAGTCTTATTCTTGACACAAAGAGTTATAATATTCATGTG GATCAGCGTGGAGGGACTCGACTGAATCTGGTTCTCCCAGCAGGCAATGGAATTTCACTGAGTGCTACACTAAATAATGCATCTGGGCAGCAACTAAAGGAGCAATTCTCTTGTGGGAGTGATTACTCTCCCAAG gCGAGGAAACCATACACCATCACGAAGCAAAGAGAAAGATGGACAGAGGAAGAGCATAAGAAGTTCCTTGAAGCTCTGAAGCTTTATGGTCGCGCTTGGAGACGGATTGAAG AGCATGTTGGCACAAAGACTGCGGTTCAGATTCGAAGCCATGCTCAGAAATTCTTCTCTAAG GTTGTGCGTGAGTCTGGTGGCAGCAACACTAGCTCAGTGGAACCAATTGAAATTCCTCCTCCTAGACCAAAGCGAAAACCTATGCATCCTTACCCCCGCAAATTGGGACATCCTCTAGAAAAAGAGCTCCTTATTCCTGAGAAGTCACTAAGGTCTTCTTCTCCAAATTTTTCCATTTCAGAACAGGAAAACCAATCTCCAACATCAGTATTGTCTGCAGTTGGTTCGGATGCCCTCGGTTCCACTGATTCAGACACACCAAACCACAGCTTATCGCCAGTTTCATTTGCTGGTGGTGTTCATCATGCTGATTCGTCTCCTGAAGAGGATGGATCTCCATCACCAGCAACTGCTAGTTCAGTTCCTGATGAGCAATTTCCCAAG GTCGAGAAACTTGACTCCTCTCCCAAAGAAAATGTGTCTTCTGAAGAACCTGTTGTTGAGGAAACATCAACTCGGAGTCTGAAGCTCTTTGGAAGGACAGTATTAGTCACAGAATGGCATAAACCATCTTCTCCAAACATGGGAACTTCTAAATTGTCCACACCAGACGCTGCAGAAGAAAAACTTGTGCGACCATTAACACTGAACAATGTGGCCGCAGAATTTCCTTCCAGGAATGGGGAATCCATTTGGAGTCCTTTGCCACATGGATCTCATGGAGCATTATGTTACATGAAATTTCAAAAGGAAAACTCAAGTCCTGCACAAAATGACTCTGCTCCTCTGCCTTGGTGGACTCTTTATGGAGCCATGCCATTTCACAAGAAAGAGCCCGCAATAGAAAATTTAGATTCAAAAGGAGATGAAGTCCAAGATAAAGAGATTCCAAAGGAAGTATCTTGGACTGGTTCCAACTCTGGATCAGTGAGTGAAGGGGAAAACGTGGATAAAAACATGGATGCTGAGACTGAAAGTCAACAATTTTCTTACGAGGAAAAAGAGCTATCCCCAATTTTTGAGCTTAAGCTAACCAAGAAATCAGCCTCATCTGGATCAAAAGTGATCAATGAAAAGTGCTTGAAAGGGTTTGTGCCTTACAAGAAACGAATTGCAGAAAGAGACAGCCAATCCTCAACAATAACCAGTGAAGAGAGGGAAGAGCAAAGAATCCGCCTTTGCCTGTAG